In Bacillota bacterium, a single window of DNA contains:
- the xseA gene encoding exodeoxyribonuclease VII large subunit produces the protein MLEAISVHNLTRLVRELLEGSALLKNFWVTGEVSNFKAHSSGHCYFTLKDDQSSVRCVMWRSRTPSLRFRPTDGMRVMARGSIGVYERDGTYQFYADQLEPDGLGSLYAAYEQLKAKLEAEGLFSPSRKRKLPRFPRVVALVTSPTSAAVQDMVKVLGRRWPLATVLVIPVIVQGALAVPSLVAALASLQNYPDVDVAIVGRGGGSIEDLWAFNDEAVARAIANCVCPVVSAVGHETDFTIADFVADQRGETPSAAAMLVVPDIDDLLRQVGVQSGRLARGIERKRALWRQQIDVLSSRLAYASPRQRITEHRVRRGELARRLTQSVVFLLAKERSRMRTEAARLQALSPLNVLARGYSVTRSSSGRVIRAEADVSIGDHLETTLLRGTIVSVVTGKGE, from the coding sequence ATGCTTGAGGCTATTTCTGTCCATAATTTGACTCGCCTGGTGCGAGAGCTGCTCGAAGGGAGTGCGCTCCTTAAGAACTTCTGGGTGACGGGGGAAGTAAGCAACTTTAAGGCGCATTCCTCCGGGCATTGCTATTTTACGCTAAAGGATGACCAGAGCAGCGTGCGCTGCGTCATGTGGCGGAGCAGGACGCCGAGCCTGCGTTTTCGCCCTACCGATGGCATGAGGGTTATGGCGCGAGGCAGTATTGGCGTCTACGAGCGGGATGGTACTTACCAGTTTTATGCCGATCAGCTAGAGCCTGATGGACTTGGTTCACTTTATGCCGCCTATGAGCAGTTAAAGGCTAAACTTGAGGCGGAAGGGCTTTTTAGCCCGAGCCGTAAGAGGAAGCTACCCCGCTTTCCGCGTGTGGTGGCCTTGGTCACTTCTCCTACTAGTGCGGCGGTACAGGACATGGTCAAGGTGCTAGGGCGTCGGTGGCCCCTAGCTACAGTTTTAGTGATACCGGTCATTGTGCAAGGAGCTTTAGCTGTGCCCTCCCTTGTCGCTGCCCTCGCCAGTTTGCAAAACTACCCAGATGTAGATGTCGCCATTGTCGGCCGGGGGGGTGGCTCTATAGAGGACCTCTGGGCCTTTAACGATGAGGCTGTGGCCCGGGCGATAGCGAATTGTGTGTGCCCCGTTGTTTCTGCGGTAGGACATGAGACTGATTTCACCATTGCCGATTTCGTGGCCGACCAGAGGGGTGAGACGCCCTCGGCTGCAGCCATGCTGGTGGTGCCCGATATAGATGACCTACTGCGACAAGTAGGAGTCCAGAGCGGCCGCTTGGCGCGGGGTATCGAGAGGAAGCGAGCCTTGTGGCGCCAGCAAATCGACGTTTTATCCTCTCGCTTGGCTTACGCCTCACCTAGGCAGCGCATCACAGAGCACAGAGTAAGGCGCGGAGAACTCGCCCGGCGACTAACGCAGTCGGTGGTGTTTCTCTTGGCTAAGGAACGCAGTCGGATGCGTACAGAAGCCGCTCGCCTACAGGCGCTCAGCCCGCTCAATGTGTTGGCGAGAGGCTACTCGGTAACGCGTAGCTCGTCTGGTAGGGTCATCAGGGCGGAAGCCGATGTAAGCATCGGTGACCATTTAGAAACAACTTTACTGCGAGGCACTATTGTTTCTGTAGTGACAGGGAAAGGAGAATGA
- a CDS encoding exodeoxyribonuclease VII small subunit, translating to MTMTFEKALQELETIVSRLENGEVTLEQALEMYAEGVRLLAICEAALSHAEQKVEILVKDERKPFLPEVSSENI from the coding sequence ATGACGATGACCTTTGAAAAGGCCCTGCAAGAACTAGAGACCATCGTATCTAGATTGGAAAATGGCGAAGTGACCCTAGAACAAGCGCTCGAGATGTACGCGGAGGGTGTGCGACTGCTCGCCATCTGTGAAGCGGCGCTCTCACACGCGGAACAAAAAGTCGAAATTCTGGTCAAGGATGAGCGGAAGCCTTTCCTACCTGAGGTCAGCAGTGAAAACATTTGA
- a CDS encoding polyprenyl synthetase family protein has protein sequence MSGSLSYLRSAVKTFDLKHYVHLVNEALEIYLPGEKEHPATIHAAMRYSVFSGGKRLRPAMAIATYQMFGGKATSIMPAAAAIECIHTYSLVHDDLPAMDDDDFRRGRASCHKVYGEAIAILTGDALLTLAFELMVNRLPEFHSASKVLQATAELALAAGTYGLVGGQVVDILSENKELALPLPTLEYIHSHKTGALITAAVRMGAILAGAVDSELALLTRYAAHLGLGFQIRDDILDATQSAEVLGKTAGKDSAAGKLTYVSVLGLAGAEEKLRKCHAACYDALSSLGGSEMLRQAADICLTKNK, from the coding sequence ATGAGCGGAAGCCTTTCCTACCTGAGGTCAGCAGTGAAAACATTTGATCTTAAGCACTACGTTCATTTAGTAAATGAAGCGCTAGAAATATACTTGCCCGGCGAAAAGGAGCACCCTGCCACCATTCATGCCGCCATGCGCTACAGCGTTTTTAGTGGTGGCAAACGTCTCCGTCCGGCCATGGCGATAGCTACATACCAGATGTTTGGCGGCAAGGCCACTAGTATTATGCCGGCAGCCGCGGCCATTGAGTGTATCCACACTTACTCTCTGGTGCACGACGATTTGCCAGCGATGGACGACGACGATTTTAGGCGGGGCAGGGCCAGTTGCCACAAGGTGTATGGCGAAGCGATAGCCATCTTGACAGGAGACGCGCTCTTAACCCTAGCTTTTGAGCTAATGGTCAACCGTTTGCCAGAGTTTCATAGCGCGAGCAAAGTCTTGCAAGCCACAGCAGAATTAGCCCTCGCGGCTGGCACTTATGGTTTGGTAGGGGGGCAGGTAGTAGATATATTATCTGAGAACAAAGAATTGGCCCTTCCCTTGCCTACCTTAGAATACATACACTCTCACAAGACGGGGGCTTTAATCACCGCTGCGGTGAGGATGGGGGCCATTTTGGCAGGCGCTGTTGATAGCGAGCTAGCTCTCTTGACACGCTATGCGGCCCACTTGGGCTTAGGTTTTCAGATTCGCGATGATATTTTAGATGCAACACAGAGTGCCGAAGTTTTGGGTAAGACCGCGGGCAAGGACAGCGCCGCGGGTAAACTGACCTATGTTTCGGTCTTAGGGTTAGCGGGAGCCGAAGAAAAACTAAGAAAGTGCCACGCGGCATGTTATGACGCTCTGAGCTCGCTAGGGGGCAGTGAAATGCTGCGTCAGGCTGCCGATATCTGCTTGACAAAAAACAAATAG
- a CDS encoding divergent PAP2 family protein, producing the protein MPWLQNLTSNPILYRSLLAWAIAQGLKVVVAWWKSGYFSWERLYGAGGMPSSHSAITSSLVASVIRVEGFASSYTAVALIFAFIVMYDATGVRQAAGKHAEALNKIIIQSRLNGHVSEIPLKELLGHTPLEVLAGAILGLVVGGWQ; encoded by the coding sequence ATGCCTTGGCTTCAGAATCTGACGTCTAATCCCATATTGTATCGCTCACTTTTGGCCTGGGCCATAGCCCAAGGCCTAAAGGTTGTCGTGGCCTGGTGGAAGTCCGGCTACTTTAGTTGGGAGCGACTTTATGGGGCAGGTGGCATGCCTTCGTCCCATTCGGCCATCACCAGCTCCTTGGTCGCCTCTGTAATTCGTGTAGAGGGCTTCGCCAGCTCCTACACCGCGGTTGCCCTCATTTTTGCCTTCATAGTGATGTATGACGCCACAGGTGTCCGTCAAGCCGCCGGCAAACATGCGGAGGCCTTAAATAAGATCATCATTCAATCGCGCTTGAACGGTCATGTCTCCGAAATTCCACTTAAAGAATTGTTGGGACACACACCGCTAGAGGTACTAGCTGGGGCGATACTGGGTTTAGTCGTGGGTGGATGGCAGTAG
- the dxs gene encoding 1-deoxy-D-xylulose-5-phosphate synthase yields the protein MVLERISGPEDVKQLRGSELRALAAELRQEIIAGVAKTGGHLASNLGVVELTVALHREFSTPQDLLVWDVGHQTYAHKLLTGRRQQFATLRQEGGLSGFPKRSESCHDAFDTGHSTTSISASLGLAEAKRMKGEVAHVVAIIGDGALTGGMAWESINHAAHLNKPLIVILNDNEMSIAPNVGSISKYLAALRTLPFYQRTKREVQGVLKGIPRVGSLLASLILRAKSSLKYLVVRGMVFEELGFTYLGPVDGHNIADLRAALRQAKQIGSPVLLHCVTKKGRGYAPAESRPEQFHGVGPFDIATGARLTNGGQKSFTELFGETICLKASADSRIVAITAAMQEGTGLGKFSTRYPARLYDVGIAEQHAVTFAAGLAAGGAKPIVAIYSSFLQRAYDQVLHDVSLQKLPVVFCLDRAGVVGEDGETHHGIYDLSYLRTIPGMTILAPSGGDDFAYLLGEALQAHGPVALRYPRDEAGQYGLSSSLTGSYQGDEGPLVLLVGVGPLVKECLEAAAVIRQGGRKVGVYYAPQVWPLPTELVALAHRTPLVVTVEDNVLPGGFGASLQEALAGSGYLGRVRSLGFTDGFVGQASRARLLERAGLTAGSIVALVGRHAD from the coding sequence ATGGTTTTAGAGAGGATTAGTGGCCCTGAAGATGTGAAGCAGCTACGTGGCAGTGAATTGCGCGCTCTGGCCGCGGAACTTAGGCAGGAGATTATTGCCGGTGTGGCTAAGACCGGCGGGCACTTGGCATCGAATCTGGGCGTGGTTGAGCTTACCGTGGCCTTACATAGAGAGTTTTCGACGCCGCAAGACTTATTGGTATGGGATGTAGGGCATCAAACTTATGCCCATAAATTGCTCACGGGGAGAAGGCAACAATTTGCTACCCTACGTCAAGAGGGTGGGTTGAGTGGTTTCCCTAAGCGGAGTGAGAGTTGTCACGATGCCTTTGATACTGGCCACAGCACAACTTCTATTTCTGCTTCCTTAGGCTTGGCTGAGGCGAAGCGCATGAAGGGCGAAGTAGCCCATGTAGTGGCCATCATAGGGGATGGCGCTTTGACGGGTGGAATGGCCTGGGAGTCTATTAACCATGCCGCGCACCTCAACAAGCCTCTCATTGTCATTTTAAATGACAATGAAATGTCCATTGCCCCAAATGTGGGCTCCATTTCTAAGTACCTCGCCGCACTCCGCACCCTGCCTTTTTATCAGAGGACAAAAAGAGAAGTGCAGGGAGTGCTCAAGGGCATACCTCGTGTCGGTTCCCTGCTGGCTTCACTTATCCTGCGTGCTAAGAGCAGCTTAAAGTACCTTGTCGTGCGAGGCATGGTCTTTGAAGAGCTCGGCTTTACCTACCTTGGCCCTGTGGATGGCCACAACATAGCCGATTTGCGGGCAGCTTTGCGACAGGCCAAGCAGATCGGAAGTCCCGTTCTCTTGCATTGTGTTACAAAAAAAGGCAGGGGCTACGCGCCTGCCGAAAGTCGTCCGGAACAATTTCATGGCGTGGGGCCCTTTGATATCGCCACGGGGGCTCGTCTCACGAACGGCGGACAAAAAAGTTTTACCGAGCTCTTTGGTGAAACCATCTGCCTTAAGGCGTCAGCCGACAGCCGCATTGTAGCCATTACGGCTGCCATGCAAGAGGGCACTGGTCTAGGTAAATTTTCTACGAGGTATCCTGCTCGTCTTTATGACGTGGGTATTGCTGAGCAACATGCTGTGACCTTTGCCGCAGGGCTAGCAGCAGGGGGAGCCAAGCCTATCGTGGCCATTTACTCCTCTTTTTTGCAGCGCGCTTACGATCAAGTGCTGCATGATGTCAGCCTACAAAAGTTGCCGGTAGTTTTCTGTCTGGACCGGGCTGGCGTGGTAGGCGAAGATGGCGAAACTCACCATGGCATTTATGATTTGTCTTACTTGCGTACCATACCCGGCATGACTATTTTGGCGCCATCCGGAGGCGATGACTTTGCCTACTTACTCGGTGAAGCTCTGCAAGCGCATGGCCCAGTGGCCTTGCGTTACCCGCGGGACGAAGCGGGGCAGTATGGCTTGTCTAGCTCTCTCACCGGCAGTTACCAAGGAGACGAGGGGCCGTTGGTGCTGCTTGTTGGTGTAGGGCCACTAGTCAAGGAGTGTCTCGAGGCCGCTGCAGTCATCAGACAAGGGGGCAGGAAGGTGGGCGTGTACTATGCGCCGCAGGTGTGGCCCTTGCCAACGGAACTAGTCGCCCTCGCCCATCGGACACCCTTGGTAGTAACGGTGGAAGACAATGTATTGCCAGGTGGTTTTGGGGCCTCTTTGCAGGAGGCCTTGGCTGGCTCTGGCTACTTAGGGAGAGTTAGGAGCCTAGGCTTTACAGATGGTTTTGTCGGCCAGGCGTCTCGCGCTCGCTTGCTCGAGCGAGCAGGACTCACTGCTGGTAGCATTGTTGCTTTGGTAGGTCGCCATGCAGATTAA
- a CDS encoding TlyA family RNA methyltransferase, whose amino-acid sequence MQIKKVRLDVLLVSKGLAETREKAQALIAAGLVSVAGVRRDKCGHAYPKEAEVTVSMPQRYVSRGGLKLEKAIAAFNIDFAGKYVLDVGASTGGFTDCALQHGASGVIAVDVGKGQLAWKLREDARVTVLEKTNVRYLERADLPYVPAMALVDVSFISLRLVLPVLHKLLSEGGEVIALIKPQFEAGKEVVSRGEGVVREEKVHIAVLESVLQSARELSWGLCGLTFSPLRGPEGNIEFLGWWRLGKADQVVAEVEKVVLAAHHLC is encoded by the coding sequence ATGCAGATTAAAAAAGTACGTTTAGACGTTTTGTTAGTGTCCAAAGGCTTGGCCGAGACACGCGAAAAAGCGCAGGCTCTCATTGCCGCGGGCTTGGTTTCAGTCGCTGGCGTGCGCCGTGACAAATGTGGTCATGCCTACCCTAAGGAAGCAGAAGTAACCGTTTCCATGCCGCAGAGGTACGTGTCACGCGGTGGTCTTAAACTTGAGAAAGCCATAGCTGCATTTAACATCGACTTTGCCGGCAAGTATGTGCTAGATGTTGGTGCCTCAACGGGGGGATTTACGGACTGCGCCCTGCAGCATGGGGCCAGTGGTGTGATCGCTGTAGACGTGGGCAAGGGGCAGCTCGCTTGGAAATTGCGCGAAGATGCGCGCGTGACAGTTCTTGAAAAGACCAATGTGCGCTACTTAGAAAGGGCAGACCTTCCCTACGTCCCGGCCATGGCCCTGGTTGATGTCTCCTTTATTTCTTTGCGCTTGGTGCTTCCGGTCCTCCACAAGTTGCTTAGTGAGGGTGGAGAGGTCATTGCCCTTATTAAGCCGCAATTTGAGGCCGGCAAAGAGGTTGTGAGCCGGGGAGAAGGGGTAGTAAGGGAAGAAAAAGTACATATCGCTGTGCTAGAAAGTGTTTTGCAGAGTGCTCGAGAACTATCCTGGGGATTGTGTGGCTTGACATTTTCACCTCTTCGTGGGCCAGAAGGCAATATCGAATTTCTCGGCTGGTGGCGGCTTGGCAAAGCAGACCAAGTAGTCGCTGAAGTCGAGAAAGTTGTGCTAGCTGCACATCACTTGTGCTAG
- a CDS encoding NAD(+)/NADH kinase, producing the protein MAIGVVGNLDKPLTEGVTRVIVAEFAANEGTLMLPNCLAERIGMPSLGFSDEELAEKCSAMIVLGGDGTLLSFARSWPFWGMPLLGVNLGNLGFLTEVEEADVLRAVAVLKRGAHTIQERMMLKVVVHRECRQVYESFVLNDCVVTKGAFARMIRLEVHIGNNFFKTFPADGVIISTPTGSTAYSLSAGGPIVDPSMRLMLLTPICPHMLQARPLVVSPHDRIAIRVHSVHEDVVLTLDGQEGVRLYPKDEVIIESADIVTRLIKITPRSFYDVLRYKL; encoded by the coding sequence ATGGCTATAGGAGTAGTAGGAAATCTCGATAAGCCTTTGACCGAAGGGGTGACTAGGGTCATCGTCGCTGAGTTCGCAGCTAATGAAGGAACATTGATGCTGCCAAACTGTCTTGCCGAGCGTATTGGTATGCCGAGCTTAGGCTTTTCCGATGAAGAGTTAGCCGAGAAATGCTCTGCCATGATTGTTCTAGGTGGGGACGGGACACTGCTATCCTTCGCGCGTAGTTGGCCCTTCTGGGGAATGCCGCTCTTGGGTGTAAACTTGGGAAATTTGGGCTTCTTAACGGAAGTAGAAGAGGCGGATGTGCTGCGGGCAGTGGCTGTACTTAAGCGCGGGGCACATACCATTCAGGAGCGCATGATGCTAAAGGTAGTAGTACATCGTGAGTGCCGCCAGGTGTATGAATCGTTTGTGTTAAATGACTGCGTAGTCACCAAAGGCGCCTTCGCGCGTATGATTCGTCTTGAAGTGCATATAGGCAACAATTTCTTTAAGACTTTTCCCGCTGATGGAGTAATTATCAGCACGCCCACTGGGTCTACGGCCTATTCATTGTCCGCAGGCGGACCAATAGTCGATCCCAGTATGCGACTGATGCTCTTGACACCGATTTGTCCTCATATGTTACAGGCACGCCCCCTGGTGGTGTCGCCCCATGATCGCATTGCCATCCGGGTACATTCTGTACACGAAGATGTGGTCCTGACCCTAGACGGTCAAGAGGGTGTGCGCCTATACCCCAAGGACGAAGTCATCATTGAGAGCGCGGATATCGTCACCCGTCTCATTAAGATTACCCCCCGCAGCTTCTACGATGTGCTGCGCTACAAACTCTAA
- the recN gene encoding DNA repair protein RecN, whose translation MLERLIIRNLAVVEGLDLELHPGLTVLSGETGAGKSIIVDALSLLLGGRASSEMIRSGADKAFVQGVFSISAPAALQLLAEFGIEDALGESATRETIITREISAAKSVCRVNGRIVTQATLKALGDHLADMHGQHEHQSLLQPSRHLGLIDRFAGAEGAELLASLSVEAELYRQYKRELGELTSDERERVRQSDLLSYQIAEIAAARLRPGEEDEHKAERMRLLNFEKLHTAVERSFIDLFAGQGKNKAVVDVLGRAQNDLREASRHAPELQEVAGLLEQASYLVDDACRTLGKFKDNLTFEPARLTSIEERLDAIGKLKRKYGDSVEQILLFAKAAEESLLRLHNSRERATVLQGKLKKHFAQYEALAARLRVLRLAKGEQLAQSCTENLRDLGMKEADLRVVMRPQEASLVNAAGTEMMEFLFTANPGEGLKPLGKIASGGEISRVMLALKAVFSGLDDIPTLVFDEIDSGVGGKAAQAVAEKIASVSNGRQVICISHLAPIAAFADHHLCVQKKILADKTVTEVQHLDMEGRSRELARMLSGAESAAAMTHAQELLAMRKRVRK comes from the coding sequence ATGCTTGAAAGACTGATTATTCGCAATCTTGCCGTTGTTGAGGGGCTAGACTTAGAACTTCACCCGGGGCTCACTGTTTTGTCGGGGGAAACCGGGGCAGGAAAGTCAATTATAGTGGATGCCCTCAGCTTGCTCCTGGGGGGAAGAGCGTCTAGCGAGATGATTCGCTCGGGGGCGGACAAGGCTTTTGTGCAGGGAGTTTTTTCTATCTCTGCGCCTGCCGCACTGCAACTGCTCGCTGAATTTGGTATTGAGGACGCCCTTGGTGAAAGTGCCACGCGGGAGACTATCATCACCCGCGAAATTAGCGCGGCGAAGTCCGTCTGTCGCGTCAATGGCCGTATCGTCACCCAAGCGACGCTTAAAGCTCTGGGAGACCACCTAGCCGATATGCATGGTCAACATGAGCATCAATCGCTGTTGCAGCCGTCGCGGCACCTAGGCTTGATAGACCGCTTTGCCGGGGCGGAAGGAGCGGAGCTCCTCGCTAGCTTATCTGTCGAGGCAGAATTGTATCGTCAGTACAAGCGAGAGCTTGGTGAACTGACGAGTGATGAACGGGAGCGCGTGCGACAAAGCGATTTGTTGTCCTATCAGATTGCTGAGATTGCGGCGGCACGCCTGCGGCCAGGCGAAGAAGATGAGCACAAGGCCGAGAGAATGCGGCTCTTAAATTTCGAAAAGCTACATACTGCCGTAGAGCGGTCGTTTATCGACTTGTTCGCGGGGCAAGGGAAGAACAAAGCCGTGGTCGACGTTTTAGGGCGTGCGCAAAATGACTTGCGCGAAGCAAGCCGCCATGCCCCAGAGCTTCAGGAAGTAGCAGGCTTGTTAGAACAAGCCTCATACCTAGTTGATGATGCTTGTCGTACGCTAGGCAAATTTAAGGATAACTTGACCTTTGAGCCCGCACGACTGACTAGCATCGAAGAAAGACTTGACGCCATAGGGAAATTGAAACGCAAGTATGGCGATAGCGTGGAACAGATACTGCTGTTCGCGAAAGCCGCGGAGGAGAGTCTGTTGCGACTGCACAATTCTCGCGAGCGGGCTACTGTTTTGCAGGGCAAGCTAAAGAAACATTTCGCGCAATATGAAGCCTTGGCGGCACGTCTGCGAGTTTTGCGGCTGGCCAAGGGCGAACAATTAGCTCAGTCCTGCACAGAAAACCTCCGGGATTTAGGCATGAAGGAGGCTGACCTCCGGGTGGTGATGCGTCCCCAGGAAGCGTCACTGGTCAACGCAGCGGGGACTGAGATGATGGAATTCTTGTTTACGGCCAACCCCGGCGAAGGGTTGAAGCCGCTCGGCAAGATAGCGTCGGGAGGCGAGATCTCGCGCGTGATGTTGGCGCTAAAGGCCGTTTTTAGTGGCTTAGACGACATACCAACCTTGGTTTTTGATGAGATTGACAGTGGCGTGGGCGGTAAGGCGGCGCAAGCTGTGGCCGAGAAAATAGCGAGCGTGAGTAACGGCCGGCAGGTAATCTGCATATCTCATCTAGCACCGATTGCTGCCTTTGCTGATCACCATTTATGTGTGCAAAAAAAGATTCTGGCCGACAAAACTGTTACCGAAGTGCAACATCTCGATATGGAAGGGCGCAGTCGTGAGTTGGCGCGCATGTTGAGTGGAGCAGAAAGTGCTGCCGCCATGACCCATGCCCAAGAATTGCTAGCTATGCGCAAGAGAGTTCGTAAGTAG
- the spoIVB gene encoding SpoIVB peptidase, giving the protein MKRQTLNTLLGCIFSALVLLISLSPEARSIYALPLALRVTEGSSVMLPIKLPFSLGVSLDQAGMLRINGTELGLEAVNFCLSRPLALEPVEQGTVELRLSLLGLTLRRISLEIVPAIHLVPAGHSLGVSLHSDGLMVVGFANVRGQEAVLSPGREAGLRLGDRILAAAGVDRPDAHTLGQITDEVGRQGQQVPLTVGREEGKVDTVVRPHYCVESRQFRLGIFVRESAVGVGTLTFVDRESMMYGALGHVISDVDTGKPVEVGSGTVVRATVTSIESGTRGVPGEKRSIFVEEHNEVGSITKNTPFGIFGEIYTDMTHGREPVAIALRDQVREGPAYIYTVIEGEKVERFAIELQRVSRQQFTPGGKGLVVKVTDERLLAKTGGIVQGMSGSPILQDGKLVGAVTHVFVNDPSRGYGIFVEWMVGESGLLERREEVAPTFFYRRHWRAS; this is encoded by the coding sequence GTGAAAAGGCAAACTCTAAATACCCTACTAGGGTGTATATTTTCAGCCTTAGTGCTCTTGATATCGCTTAGTCCCGAGGCGAGAAGTATCTATGCTCTGCCTCTTGCGCTCCGTGTGACAGAAGGCAGTTCAGTGATGCTGCCAATTAAGCTACCGTTTTCTTTGGGGGTTTCCTTAGATCAAGCTGGGATGCTACGCATTAATGGCACTGAGCTCGGCCTAGAAGCTGTAAATTTTTGTCTCAGCCGACCGCTAGCGCTAGAGCCTGTGGAGCAAGGGACAGTGGAGTTACGCCTTAGCTTGCTTGGGCTAACCTTACGCCGCATTAGTCTCGAAATAGTGCCAGCCATTCATCTGGTGCCAGCTGGACATTCTCTGGGTGTTAGTCTGCACTCTGACGGGCTAATGGTGGTGGGCTTTGCCAATGTTCGTGGGCAGGAGGCAGTTTTGTCGCCTGGGAGAGAAGCGGGCCTGCGCCTAGGCGATCGCATACTGGCTGCTGCGGGAGTTGATCGACCAGATGCCCATACCTTAGGCCAGATAACCGACGAAGTTGGGCGGCAGGGCCAGCAAGTACCTTTAACGGTGGGGCGTGAAGAGGGCAAGGTGGACACAGTAGTGCGCCCCCATTACTGCGTAGAAAGCCGGCAATTCCGACTGGGTATTTTCGTGCGGGAAAGTGCAGTAGGTGTTGGCACACTGACCTTTGTGGACAGGGAATCGATGATGTATGGTGCCCTAGGGCATGTAATCTCAGATGTGGATACCGGCAAGCCAGTGGAGGTAGGCAGCGGAACTGTGGTGCGCGCCACCGTAACCTCCATTGAGTCGGGTACGCGTGGGGTGCCAGGGGAAAAACGCAGTATTTTTGTGGAGGAGCATAACGAAGTGGGCTCCATCACGAAAAACACGCCATTTGGCATTTTTGGGGAGATCTATACTGATATGACGCATGGTAGAGAGCCGGTTGCTATTGCGCTACGGGATCAGGTGCGCGAGGGGCCTGCCTACATCTACACAGTGATCGAAGGGGAGAAAGTTGAGCGCTTCGCCATAGAGCTGCAGCGCGTCTCTCGGCAACAGTTTACCCCAGGTGGGAAGGGCCTAGTAGTTAAAGTTACCGACGAGCGTCTCCTCGCGAAGACAGGGGGCATAGTGCAAGGCATGTCTGGGAGCCCTATCTTACAGGATGGCAAGCTAGTGGGAGCGGTCACACATGTGTTTGTCAACGATCCGAGCCGAGGATACGGGATTTTTGTGGAGTGGATGGTGGGAGAATCCGGGCTATTAGAGCGGAGAGAGGAAGTCGCACCCACCTTCTTTTACAGGCGTCATTGGCGCGCCTCGTAA
- the spo0A gene encoding sporulation transcription factor Spo0A has product MGDKIKVLIVDDNRDFCELLSEFLSKRPELQVVGMGHNGDEALRLMQSLKPHVCVLDIIMPHLDGIGVLERMAALPEKDRPKTIMLTAIGQEQMTKRVLELGASYYILKPFNLETLAERIQQLVVSEPLPRIPVFEKQQTRHLEQKISDLLHDLGVPANIRGYQYLREAITLVTGELQLLNSITKILYPKIAKQYESTPSRVERAIRHAIEVAWARGNVEAINRLFGYTVDYRRGKPTNSEFIAKVADRLRLERAV; this is encoded by the coding sequence TTGGGGGACAAAATCAAGGTTCTCATTGTGGATGACAACCGAGACTTTTGCGAGCTGCTGAGTGAATTTTTGTCAAAACGGCCGGAGCTCCAAGTAGTGGGGATGGGGCATAATGGCGACGAAGCCCTGCGTCTAATGCAGAGCTTGAAGCCTCACGTTTGCGTTCTGGACATTATTATGCCGCATCTAGATGGCATAGGGGTGTTAGAGCGCATGGCTGCACTGCCGGAAAAAGATCGCCCGAAGACGATTATGCTTACGGCGATTGGACAGGAACAGATGACAAAAAGGGTCTTAGAATTGGGAGCTAGCTATTATATTTTAAAACCTTTTAATCTCGAAACTCTAGCCGAGCGCATTCAGCAACTGGTCGTGAGCGAGCCACTGCCTCGCATACCTGTCTTCGAGAAGCAGCAAACGCGGCATCTTGAGCAAAAGATTTCGGACTTACTTCATGACCTTGGCGTTCCTGCTAACATAAGGGGTTACCAGTATTTAAGAGAAGCCATTACCTTGGTGACGGGTGAGCTGCAGCTTTTAAACAGTATAACAAAAATACTCTATCCAAAAATCGCCAAGCAGTATGAATCCACGCCTAGCAGAGTGGAAAGAGCTATTCGCCATGCCATCGAGGTAGCCTGGGCGCGGGGTAATGTGGAAGCGATCAACCGGCTCTTTGGCTACACCGTAGACTATCGACGAGGCAAGCCCACAAATTCTGAGTTTATTGCTAAAGTGGCCGACCGCCTGAGGCTAGAAAGGGCGGTCTAG